The proteins below are encoded in one region of Polynucleobacter sp. AP-Elch-400A-B2:
- a CDS encoding universal stress protein, with product MNKILIPVDGSKNSEMAVKHAVKTYGQDPNAYFHLCNVQPALYHHIGKFLSKQTIHEWHAERAAQASASASAYLERQGLNFSFTYVCGDKGAAIRDEAARLECHRIVLGTSKKNSLSRLFENSTAAKLLEISDIPLEVVTGSSLPALERWGIPALGAGAATALMAVVID from the coding sequence ATGAATAAAATTCTGATTCCAGTAGACGGTTCAAAAAATTCAGAGATGGCAGTAAAGCATGCTGTAAAGACTTATGGTCAAGATCCTAATGCGTATTTTCATCTATGCAATGTACAGCCTGCCTTGTATCATCACATCGGAAAATTTTTAAGTAAGCAAACAATTCATGAGTGGCATGCTGAGCGGGCAGCTCAAGCGTCAGCATCTGCATCCGCTTATCTCGAAAGGCAGGGTCTGAACTTTTCGTTTACCTATGTTTGCGGAGACAAGGGTGCTGCTATTCGTGATGAGGCTGCGCGACTTGAATGTCATCGCATCGTACTTGGTACTTCAAAGAAAAACTCTCTGAGCCGTTTATTTGAAAACTCCACAGCTGCCAAGCTACTAGAAATCAGTGATATTCCGTTAGAGGTAGTCACCGGCAGCTCCTTGCCTGCTCTTGAGCGTTGGGGCATCCCAGCTCTCGGTGCTGGTGCTGCAACAGCCTTGATGGCTGTAGTGATCGACTAG
- a CDS encoding VOC family protein, producing the protein MKNIIDRIDHIVLTVTDIELTTQWYEKALGFEREFFTGPEGQPRYSLRFGQLKINLQDKNTETPTKAKVPTIGSGDFCLISAIPLDDFIAHLQKHAVAIDVGPVPRRGALGPIRSVYLRDPDNNLVEVAEYV; encoded by the coding sequence TTGAAAAATATCATCGATCGCATTGATCACATTGTTCTGACCGTAACTGATATTGAGCTTACAACTCAGTGGTATGAAAAAGCATTGGGTTTTGAGCGCGAGTTTTTTACTGGACCAGAAGGGCAGCCACGTTATTCATTGCGTTTCGGGCAGTTAAAAATTAATCTTCAGGATAAAAATACTGAAACACCTACCAAGGCTAAAGTGCCTACGATTGGTTCGGGAGACTTTTGTTTGATTTCAGCAATTCCCTTAGATGACTTTATTGCGCATCTGCAGAAGCATGCTGTTGCTATTGATGTTGGGCCTGTACCAAGACGAGGTGCCCTTGGACCCATTCGTTCGGTCTACTTACGTGACCCAGATAATAATCTCGTAGAGGTTGCTGAATACGTCTAG
- a CDS encoding haloacid dehalogenase type II, whose protein sequence is MNKAPKVLAFDVFGTVVDWHGSIAAEVTRLGLPVDPNAFATAWRQGYRPAMARVRSGELPWTKIDDLHHMILMDVLKTFKIDSLSESQIQDLNLVWHRLNPWPEAVEGLHKLKSQFTIVTLSNGNMGLLANMAKNAGLPWDLILSAEVFRHYKPDPETYLGVADIFNLSAEEVMLVAAHKDDLEAAHACGLQTAFIERPLEFGKNHLRNDLHVEQFTNYHAKDFLDLARQLGVSDPDKH, encoded by the coding sequence ATGAACAAAGCACCTAAGGTACTAGCATTTGATGTGTTTGGCACGGTAGTCGACTGGCATGGCTCTATAGCTGCTGAGGTGACTCGACTGGGGCTTCCGGTTGATCCCAATGCATTTGCTACAGCCTGGCGGCAAGGTTATAGGCCGGCGATGGCTCGGGTACGCTCTGGAGAACTGCCTTGGACCAAAATTGATGATCTCCATCACATGATCCTGATGGATGTTCTCAAGACATTCAAAATCGACTCTTTATCTGAAAGTCAAATACAAGATCTCAATCTCGTTTGGCATAGACTGAATCCCTGGCCAGAGGCTGTCGAGGGTCTGCACAAGCTCAAAAGTCAGTTCACGATCGTCACTCTCTCAAATGGCAATATGGGCTTATTAGCTAATATGGCAAAAAACGCAGGTTTGCCATGGGACTTAATTCTTTCAGCTGAAGTTTTCCGTCACTACAAACCAGATCCAGAAACCTATTTAGGCGTTGCGGACATCTTCAATCTTTCTGCTGAAGAGGTCATGTTGGTAGCAGCGCATAAGGATGATCTAGAGGCTGCCCATGCCTGTGGGTTACAAACAGCTTTTATTGAGCGCCCGCTGGAGTTTGGTAAGAATCATTTGCGTAATGATCTACATGTGGAGCAATTTACCAACTACCATGCAAAAGACTTTCTGGATCTTGCGCGCCAGTTAGGCGTATCAGATCCAGATAAACACTAG
- a CDS encoding FAD-binding and (Fe-S)-binding domain-containing protein encodes MGGISQWEQLNVELTAALGSSAHFDTAHQAVYASEASNYRQIPIGVVTPKNTEEFIKGIEICHRNKAPVLMRGAGTSMNGQTVNNAVVFDISKYCNHILALDPVAGNAVVEPGVICDSLRDAAELHGLTFAPDPSTHSRCTLGGMVANNSCGAHSVMAGKTLENTEALEILTYDGERFWVGPTSDQELQDIIAAGGRKGQIYQDLLTLRDRYADLIRARFPNIKRRVSGYNLDQLLPENGFNVAKALVGTEGTCALTLAAKVRLVKSPAKRVVLVLGFEDIYLAGDAVPEYQSFNPIAIEGLDYKIIRGLQERNLAKAEIDLLPAGNAWVVVEFGDDTIEGAIAQAEKAQEYFKVRTKGPIPSTWLESDPLVQKRIWSIRENGASATHLSIDPNSPDPVVGWEDAAVDPARLGEYLRAFQKLVDSYEYETSLYGHFGDGCIHARITFNFRSAEGVAKFRSFIRDAATLVVAFGGSLTGEHGDGQARAEFLPIMFGEELMGAMHGFKRIWDPQNKLNPGKVVHPYRVDENLRMGPEYKIVNIKTRLNFLSQEGNGFQRAVERCVGMGKCRSEKVGTMCPSYRATKEERFSTRGRSRLFWEMIQGEVIQDGWESKELKEALDTCLSCKGCKSDCPAHVDMASYKAEFLSHYHETNSRPRQALTMGRIGDWAPLASKLSWLMNGIMQTPVISNIAKWVGGVAQERSLPKFASQSFRSQFRQSKNSSIGQKKVILWVDTFCEHFHPEVANAAVEVLAHAGFEATLPKTPLCCGRPLYDFGYLDLAKQKLEKILDVIGSEISENPNSPIAVVGLEPGCMSVFKDELLKFFPNDPRATLLASSSYLLGDFLHEQGYTPPPLDCNVLVHSHCHQKSLFGTKGDVALLAALGAKANFIDSGCCGMAGSFGFNPEHIGISKAVGELVLLPAIRSAEQETIILTNGFSCREQIEQETGRKVKHLAELLLMAHQSEM; translated from the coding sequence ATGGGTGGTATTTCTCAGTGGGAGCAGCTCAACGTTGAGCTCACAGCGGCTCTTGGAAGCTCCGCTCATTTTGATACGGCTCATCAGGCGGTTTATGCCTCAGAGGCTTCTAATTACCGTCAAATTCCGATTGGGGTTGTTACTCCGAAAAATACCGAAGAATTTATTAAAGGTATCGAGATTTGTCATCGCAATAAGGCTCCAGTACTCATGCGTGGTGCCGGCACCTCCATGAATGGCCAGACGGTCAATAATGCGGTGGTCTTTGATATCTCAAAGTATTGCAACCATATTCTTGCTCTAGATCCAGTAGCTGGTAATGCTGTTGTTGAACCTGGAGTCATCTGCGATTCACTGCGTGATGCTGCTGAGTTGCATGGCTTAACTTTTGCACCAGATCCTTCTACTCATAGCCGTTGTACTTTAGGTGGCATGGTAGCCAATAATTCTTGTGGCGCCCATTCGGTGATGGCAGGCAAGACACTGGAAAATACTGAAGCTTTAGAAATTCTGACTTACGACGGTGAGCGTTTTTGGGTTGGCCCAACATCCGATCAAGAATTGCAAGATATCATTGCTGCTGGTGGACGTAAAGGTCAGATCTATCAAGACTTGCTGACTTTACGTGATCGCTATGCTGATCTCATTCGTGCGCGCTTTCCGAATATTAAACGTCGCGTCTCTGGTTACAACTTAGATCAGCTCTTGCCGGAGAATGGATTTAACGTTGCCAAGGCCTTGGTTGGTACTGAGGGAACCTGTGCATTAACGCTCGCTGCCAAGGTGAGATTAGTGAAGAGCCCTGCTAAACGGGTTGTATTGGTATTGGGATTCGAAGATATCTATTTAGCAGGCGATGCTGTACCCGAGTACCAATCTTTTAATCCCATTGCAATTGAAGGTTTGGATTACAAAATCATCCGCGGCTTGCAAGAGCGTAATTTAGCAAAGGCGGAGATCGACTTACTACCAGCCGGAAATGCTTGGGTAGTTGTGGAGTTTGGTGATGATACTATTGAGGGCGCAATTGCTCAGGCTGAAAAAGCACAGGAGTATTTCAAAGTAAGGACTAAGGGCCCAATACCATCAACTTGGTTAGAGTCTGATCCATTAGTACAAAAGCGTATTTGGTCGATTCGTGAAAATGGTGCATCTGCCACCCATTTATCCATTGATCCAAATTCTCCTGATCCAGTAGTAGGGTGGGAAGATGCTGCGGTTGATCCAGCGCGTTTGGGTGAGTACCTGCGAGCTTTCCAGAAGCTAGTGGACTCTTACGAATATGAAACCTCGCTTTATGGACACTTTGGTGATGGGTGTATTCATGCGCGTATTACCTTTAACTTTCGATCTGCAGAAGGCGTTGCCAAATTTAGATCTTTTATTCGTGACGCGGCAACCTTAGTGGTTGCATTTGGCGGTTCGCTCACGGGCGAGCATGGTGACGGTCAGGCCAGAGCAGAATTTCTCCCTATTATGTTTGGCGAAGAGTTGATGGGCGCGATGCATGGGTTCAAGCGCATCTGGGATCCTCAAAATAAACTCAATCCTGGCAAAGTGGTTCATCCTTATCGCGTAGATGAGAATTTACGCATGGGCCCGGAATATAAGATCGTTAATATCAAGACGCGTCTGAATTTCTTGAGCCAAGAGGGCAACGGCTTCCAGAGAGCGGTTGAACGTTGTGTTGGTATGGGTAAGTGCCGTAGTGAAAAAGTAGGCACGATGTGTCCAAGTTATCGAGCCACAAAAGAAGAGCGTTTCTCTACTCGTGGACGCTCACGCCTCTTTTGGGAAATGATTCAGGGCGAAGTTATTCAAGATGGCTGGGAAAGTAAAGAGCTTAAAGAAGCTCTAGATACCTGCCTCTCTTGTAAAGGCTGTAAGAGTGACTGTCCTGCTCACGTTGACATGGCTTCCTATAAGGCCGAGTTCTTATCGCATTATCACGAGACCAATAGCAGACCTCGTCAGGCTCTGACCATGGGTCGCATTGGTGATTGGGCGCCGCTGGCAAGCAAGCTCTCTTGGTTGATGAATGGCATCATGCAAACGCCCGTAATTTCTAATATTGCTAAATGGGTTGGTGGCGTAGCGCAAGAGCGTAGCCTGCCTAAGTTTGCAAGTCAGTCATTTAGAAGCCAATTTAGGCAATCCAAGAATTCCAGTATTGGTCAGAAGAAAGTGATTCTTTGGGTAGATACATTCTGCGAGCATTTTCATCCAGAGGTTGCTAATGCAGCAGTGGAAGTACTTGCTCATGCAGGCTTTGAGGCGACCTTGCCAAAAACGCCTTTGTGCTGCGGCCGTCCTTTATATGATTTCGGTTATCTAGATCTTGCCAAGCAGAAACTAGAGAAAATTCTAGATGTAATCGGAAGTGAGATTAGTGAAAATCCTAATTCGCCTATCGCAGTGGTCGGTCTTGAGCCAGGCTGTATGTCGGTATTTAAAGATGAATTACTGAAGTTTTTCCCAAATGACCCAAGAGCAACTCTTTTAGCATCGAGTAGCTATTTGTTGGGGGATTTCTTACATGAGCAAGGCTATACCCCACCGCCGCTAGACTGTAATGTCTTAGTCCACTCACATTGCCATCAGAAATCACTATTCGGCACTAAGGGTGATGTAGCACTGTTAGCTGCTTTGGGTGCTAAAGCAAACTTTATTGATAGCGGTTGCTGCGGCATGGCAGGCTCATTTGGATTTAATCCAGAGCATATCGGCATATCCAAAGCGGTTGGCGAACTCGTTTTGCTGCCAGCAATTCGGTCTGCCGAGCAAGAGACCATCATTCTGACTAATGGCTTTAGTTGTAGAGAGCAGATTGAGCAAGAGACTGGGCGCAAGGTCAAGCATTTGGCTGAGTTGCTGTTGATGGCACATCAATCTGAAATGTAG